The Aestuariibaculum lutulentum genome segment AAAACAGTTAACAAAAGCGACCATTAAAAAGTGCATTGTCCTTCTTGGTCTAGGTGGTTTTCAAGGTTTTTTAGGCTGGTATATGGTTAAAAGCGGACTAGTGGATATGCCTGACGTGAGTCACTTTAGATTAGCAGCTCATTTAATTACAGCTTTCATCACGTTTGCGGCAACGCTTTGGGTGGCCTTAGATTTAATTTATCCAGATAGAAAACCTACGAATAAACCTATGCGAAATATAATCGGTATTGGGTATTTGGTATTGGTTCTTCAAATAATTTACGGAGCCTTTGTTGCTGGATTAAAAGCGGGATTGTTACACAATCACTGGCCTTTAATGAATGAGGGGCAATTTATTCACTTTAGTGCTTACGTTTTAGAGCCGTTTTATAAAAACCTTATTGAAAACCCGAGTGGTATTCAATTTGTGCACAGAACAATCGCTTACCTGGTTGTATTTGCAATTGGTCTTATTTGGTGGAAATCTAAAAAGTTCAATTTAACAGCATTACAACAAAAAGGTATAAACAGTTTAATTCTTTTAGTTTTCGTG includes the following:
- a CDS encoding COX15/CtaA family protein; protein product: MKTKDNKSVIYWLLSGCLLIFIMVIVGGITRLTDSGLSISNYKLITGTIPPIGDQEWHEAFELYKQYPEYQKLNSHFTIDDFKSIYFWEWFHRLIGRIIGLVFIFPFIYFLIRKQLTKATIKKCIVLLGLGGFQGFLGWYMVKSGLVDMPDVSHFRLAAHLITAFITFAATLWVALDLIYPDRKPTNKPMRNIIGIGYLVLVLQIIYGAFVAGLKAGLLHNHWPLMNEGQFIHFSAYVLEPFYKNLIENPSGIQFVHRTIAYLVVFAIGLIWWKSKKFNLTALQQKGINSLILLVFVQFALGVFTILLQVPLWLGIAHQIGAFFLLSAMTFTLHRFTK